Proteins from a genomic interval of Cuculus canorus isolate bCucCan1 chromosome 17, bCucCan1.pri, whole genome shotgun sequence:
- the ARPC3 gene encoding actin-related protein 2/3 complex subunit 3: MPAYHSTLMDSDTKLIGNMALLPIRSQFKGPAPRETKDTDIIDEAIYYFKANVFFKNYEIKNEADRTLIYVTLYISECLKKLQKCNSKGQGEKEMYTLGITNFPIPGEPGFPLNAIYAKPANKQEEEMMRAYLQQLRQETGLRLCEKVFDPQSDKPSKWWICFVKRQFMNKSLSGPGQ; this comes from the exons ATGCCG GCTTACCACTCAACTTTAATGGACTCGGACACCAAGCTAATTGGGAATATGGCGCTGTTGCCCATCAGAAGCCAGTTCAAGGGCCCAGCACCTCGGGAAA CTAAGGACACAGATATCATAGATGAAGCTATCTACTACTTCAAAGctaatgttttcttcaaaaattatgaaattaag AATGAGGCTGACAGAACGCTGATCTATGTAACTCTGTACATTTCCGAGTGCttgaaaaagctgcaaaag TGTAACTCCAAAGGccaaggagagaaagaaatgtacaCATTAGGAATCACAAACTTCCCAATCCCTGGGGAGCCTGGCTTTCCACTTAATGCCATTTATGCCAAACCTGccaacaaacaggaggaag AGATGATGAGGGCCtacctgcagcagctgagacaaGAAACTGGACTGCGCCTTTGTGAAAAAGTGTTTGATCCTCAAAGTGACAAGCCTAGTAAG TGGTGGATCTGCTTTGTGAAGAGACAATTCATGAACAAGAGTCTGTCAGGTCCTGGGCAGTGA